One bacterium DNA segment encodes these proteins:
- a CDS encoding ATP-binding cassette domain-containing protein, with translation MIQLYHVCKKYDSSGFVLNDINLLIKQGEWVVLKGREKTGKSTLIKLLCGIEKPTRGEMIICGQNLSCIKKEKIFLYRRQLGIIPDDINLLNDRSLYANIDLVFRFYGFSSRIREARIYEVLSLVGLEKKMDVISSKLSEFEKRKLVIARALVNSPRVILADDIDRGLDVSEAEEIYQIFKKLRTQDRVILFSTREERCFLRGLREVELTSSGRISEN, from the coding sequence ATGATTCAGCTTTATCATGTATGCAAAAAATACGATTCTTCCGGATTTGTCTTGAATGATATTAACTTGTTAATAAAACAAGGTGAATGGGTTGTTTTGAAGGGCCGTGAAAAGACAGGTAAAAGTACGCTTATTAAACTTCTTTGCGGAATAGAAAAACCCACACGCGGAGAAATGATTATTTGCGGTCAGAATCTTTCCTGTATAAAAAAGGAGAAAATTTTTCTTTACCGGCGGCAGCTTGGAATTATTCCCGATGATATAAATTTATTAAATGACAGGAGCCTTTACGCTAATATCGATTTGGTTTTCAGGTTTTACGGTTTTTCTTCAAGAATCAGGGAAGCGCGTATTTATGAGGTATTATCGCTGGTCGGTCTGGAGAAGAAAATGGATGTTATATCGTCTAAACTTAGTGAATTTGAAAAAAGAAAACTTGTCATTGCAAGGGCCCTGGTTAATAGTCCGCGGGTTATTTTAGCTGATGATATTGACAGGGGACTGGATGTGTCTGAAGCGGAAGAGATTTATCAAATATTTAAAAAGTTAAGAACACAGGACAGGGTTATTTTATTTTCTACAAGGGAGGAAAGGTGTTTCCTGCGGGGTTTGAGGGAAGTTGAATTGACCAGTTCCGGCAGAATTTCAGAAAATTAA
- a CDS encoding transketolase family protein: protein MEAIATREACGLTLAKLGRVNKNIVVLDADLSESTKSIIFAKEFPERFFNYGIAEQNMMAQAAGIASCGKVVFAHTFAIFASGRAWEQVRNGITAGGFNVKIVGSHGGLSVGADGLSHQCIEDISLMRTIPGMVVIVPSDGIETEKVIEKAVEYTGPVYIRTSRAKSPVVNNKDYKFEIGKGNLLRDGTDVAIIACGIMVEPALNAAKALAGSGIRARVINIACIKPIDKEMIIKAARDTGAIITAEDHTVIGGLGSAVAEVLGEEYPVPLKRIGVLDRFGESGEPDELFKKNGLTTENIIEEAKRIIKRK, encoded by the coding sequence ATGGAAGCAATAGCCACACGTGAGGCCTGCGGGCTGACACTGGCCAAACTCGGCAGGGTGAATAAAAACATTGTTGTTCTTGACGCGGATTTATCAGAATCAACAAAATCAATAATTTTTGCCAAAGAGTTTCCAGAGAGGTTTTTCAATTACGGAATAGCGGAACAGAATATGATGGCACAAGCCGCCGGGATTGCGTCATGCGGAAAGGTCGTATTTGCCCATACGTTTGCGATTTTCGCCTCAGGGAGGGCATGGGAACAGGTCCGTAATGGCATAACGGCAGGCGGTTTTAATGTAAAAATCGTTGGAAGTCATGGAGGTCTTTCCGTTGGAGCGGATGGTTTGTCCCATCAATGTATAGAGGATATTTCACTTATGAGAACAATTCCCGGGATGGTTGTAATTGTTCCTTCTGATGGAATAGAAACCGAAAAAGTCATTGAAAAGGCGGTTGAATATACCGGGCCTGTATATATAAGGACCTCACGCGCAAAATCACCCGTAGTAAACAACAAAGATTATAAATTTGAAATAGGGAAGGGAAATCTTTTGCGGGATGGGACCGATGTGGCAATTATCGCGTGCGGTATTATGGTTGAGCCTGCCTTAAATGCGGCAAAAGCGCTTGCCGGCAGCGGGATCCGCGCAAGGGTGATAAATATAGCATGTATTAAGCCTATTGATAAGGAAATGATAATTAAAGCGGCCAGGGATACAGGGGCAATAATTACAGCAGAGGACCATACGGTTATCGGGGGATTGGGCAGCGCAGTTGCTGAGGTCCTTGGAGAAGAATATCCGGTACCTTTGAAAAGAATCGGGGTTTTGGACAGGTTTGGGGAATCCGGTGAGCCGGATGAACTTTTTAAGAAAAACGGATTGACCACCGAAAATATTATAGAAGAGGCAAAAAGGATAATTAAAAGAAAATAA
- a CDS encoding transketolase has translation MKTETDQAERKLKKTACGIRRNIIKMLTESKSGHTGGSLSAVDILTSLYFYKMRYKPSEPYWTDRDRFVLSKGHAAPALYAVLSEAGYFPKEELATLRKLGSRLQGHPDRRKLPGVEASTGSLGQGISIACGIALCGKHIDKKSYRVYALLGDGENQEGEVWEAAMSAAHYHLDNLCAVLDYNGLQIDGKVLDVMNIDPISDKWRAFGWNVMEADGHSIGELTKVLDEAETVKGRPSIIIAKTIKGKGVSFMEGKVKYHGTAPTYEECEKGLCELDEYEKNINREGA, from the coding sequence ATGAAAACAGAAACCGACCAGGCAGAAAGAAAGCTAAAGAAAACAGCGTGCGGCATTCGCAGGAATATAATAAAGATGCTGACAGAATCAAAAAGCGGGCATACAGGAGGGTCCCTTTCCGCTGTTGATATTTTAACATCGTTATATTTTTATAAAATGCGTTACAAACCCAGTGAGCCATATTGGACCGACAGGGACAGGTTTGTCTTAAGTAAAGGCCATGCGGCGCCTGCTTTATACGCTGTGTTGTCTGAAGCGGGATATTTCCCGAAAGAAGAGCTTGCGACCTTGAGAAAATTAGGTTCGCGCCTGCAGGGTCACCCGGACAGAAGAAAACTTCCCGGGGTGGAGGCATCGACAGGTTCACTGGGACAGGGTATTTCAATAGCCTGCGGTATTGCTTTGTGCGGGAAACATATTGATAAAAAAAGTTATCGTGTTTATGCCCTGCTCGGAGACGGTGAGAACCAGGAGGGGGAGGTATGGGAAGCCGCTATGTCCGCCGCTCATTATCACCTTGACAATCTTTGCGCGGTCCTGGATTACAACGGACTGCAGATTGACGGAAAGGTTTTGGACGTAATGAATATCGACCCAATTTCGGATAAATGGCGGGCATTTGGATGGAATGTAATGGAAGCGGATGGGCATAGTATCGGAGAGCTTACAAAAGTGCTTGATGAGGCAGAAACTGTAAAAGGCAGGCCAAGCATAATCATCGCGAAAACAATAAAAGGAAAAGGCGTGTCTTTTATGGAGGGAAAGGTAAAATATCACGGGACAGCGCCAACTTATGAAGAGTGCGAAAAGGGCCTGTGCGAACTTGATGAGTATGAGAAAAATATAAATCGTGAAGGAGCATAA